Genomic segment of Arachis stenosperma cultivar V10309 chromosome 4, arast.V10309.gnm1.PFL2, whole genome shotgun sequence:
TACCATCACATAGGAGGAATTActtgtgtttttttttcttttgtttttcatcATGTCCTATTCTTTTTTGGATCCATCCAAGAATTTAATTAGAATTGAGTTTTAACTTTACTCTTAAATGTTCTTTataatttttccttttttcatATTTGAATTATTACTACTCTTGATTGACCTGTCTCACCTTAAGTTGAAAGGCTACAaacaaataaagtaaaataataatGAGTGAGAAAAGCAATTTATAATGTTGTTATCTCAAATATATCTACATAATCgatattcaaaaattaaaatttagtcaTTTTTAGATTTGAAGAGTCTGAATTTAGTGCATTTTATTTATGAGTATCAAGTGAGTAATGaattataaaaagtaataatgTATATAATGTTATTATAGCAATAAATGaaatacaataataaatatGGTAATATTCTACTTCCACACCTACATATATGATTTCTGTGGTCCAATACTATGATGTTCTTATTCAGTGACATCAATCTCACATCATTTTTAGCAGCATCGTGTTAAGATACAGCTGTTCAGAacttaattcaaatttttatccACACATGGATGGTTAAAACATTTATTAACATGCTTTTGAATTAGCACCACCACTGATAAATTGTACGTGAACACtacaaaaaatgataaattgcggttttttttttctaatttgcGGCCATTTTTTAATTCCTGCAAAATATGTTAACACATTTTAGAAAAATGATTTAGTTTTGTATCCTACAATTAACTTACATGGATTTTATGAAATTGGCGCTATATGaggaaattattattttcactctttaaaaaaaattaattttttttaaaatagtaaaaaagtgaatattttaaaatttattttattttattaaaattttttttagaagaaaaacttACTAAATGTTATAAAAACATATTTATACTTTGTATTGTGTAACTTGAAACTGCAGCTGTGCAGCATACAAATCACTTATGTTGAACTAAAAATCTCTCATGGACTCAGTATTATGTTTGTTGAGTTAGAGACTGGAACTTAAATTTCTGTCTCCGTCTTTAAAATTTCAGTGTAGGGACACTGGAGACAGAAAAATTTAAAGACGGAGAcagaaattttaattataatttgtaCCTAAATTACCCCAtccaaattttataatttcaaaattacCCTTATGTAAATCTAGGGCTTCTTCATCAACCATCGTGAGTcatcttctcattcttcttcactaCAGCCACTGCACGCTCAAACACTCTTCTTCAAGACTCGCCACCGCGTCGCCGCTGGACTCGCCACCGCTAGGTAAGTAATTTGCCGCTTGCGAGTTCATCTTCGTATCCCCCATCTTCTCATCTCCTCCTTTTCTCCTTCACAGTAAAATCGAAGAGCGAAGTTGCCTCTCCCCAATAGCTGTCCACCTCAACCATCAACTCCTCCTCCAAACTGCTCTGACCAGGTTAGTTTTATGcaaatgttatttaatttactGATTCCTTTCATCCTTTCTGTTGTGCCGTAATctttaatttgaatttgttCGTGACCTAGCATTGTACTCAGAACCTCTTTGCTtgatttgtaattatttttgttaatagtGTGTAGTAACAGCATTGAAGTTAAAGCAGTTGTTTGCCTAGTGTGAATTTGTTCGTGACCTAACATAACCCATTTATTCCAACTTTATGATTAATGAGTTTATGATGTTTACTTCGTTGTAAAAGCCACTGATTGGATGATTACTCAATTTATTAGCCTAACAACATCTATTTGTTGATTTCATTCTGgattatactatttttttccCATTTTTTCGTGTCTGCGGCTACTATTGTTCCATGTCTGCACAGAGCTCTCATTAGCCTAACTCAATTGGACCTTATATTGTATGATTGAATGTGTAGTACAAATTTGCAAGCAAACTGTTCTTAGTTACCTTGGTTTATTCTATTACAATGCACTTGTAAAACATTTCATGGATAAAGCTGATTTGGTTCTAGACCTTATTAAGGTTTCTCATAGTTTGAAAATCATAGTCTGATAAAGCAATTGCTgcttttttatgtaaaaatggtctaactaaatttatttataGAGTGCTTAATCAAATTTAAAGAAGAGGGGGAATCAGTATAACTGAGTGTGATTCATTTCCTAGACATAAGATTTGCAGTGTTTATTTTGAATGTGTAACTCTGGAAAATAGGAAAACGTTTTTTTACAACAAGCTTGTTTTTAAAAGCATAGGGGAAAAATGTAGATTTTCTATATCTTTAAAATCTTTTATGCGAGTGTTTACTTCTAAGACATAAGGATAAAATGTTATTTGCTAATCTAGAAGTGTGTATAAGGTTGTAAATTGTAATTCTTCCTGAGTAAGAATATGTACTAGTTAATATATGCTTTACGCATGCAAATGTGGACCCACTTAGACTTGAGAACAGAATTTGCTATGAAGgcagaataagaagaagaattttGCATCTAGCAATGCAAGTTTGGTATTTTACCTTTTCACAATTAACATATAAACCAAGATTCCCAGTTCATGGGTAATATTTGCTATATGGCAATTGAAGTTTCTAATGATATAAACAGTAGGAGAATCATACTCTCacaaaatttgaatatattcTTAACAAATAAACTTGTTTTTCATTATTTGGAAAAGAGTGTATATTAACCCTCTttcatatatatacaaattttaCATTGAAATGTTtaatctatttatttttctcttaatcTTGTTGAAACAAATATATCATTTTAAAGAGTAAGATTATTTTATGACATGATTAGGAATTTAAAATATACGAAAATGCTAGAAAATGAAATGGGATATAGTAATTTGCGCAGGATCAAATGCTTTAAATTTGGGAAAGGAATTACATGAAGATACTAAAACCCCATTGCAAATAGAGTTAAAGAACCCAAATTGTTTATGTGCTTCATGTTCTTCTCAATTTAAACCCAAATAGGTTATGTACTTCTCATCTcctcttttttctccttctttttgcCTTTTGGAAGAGTTTGATGTGCTTAAAGTACCTGACAAAGTTACTTCCAGTATATgaaatgagagagaaaaatcaATATTATCATTTTTGTTATGTTCTATTGTATTTCCTATTTGGAGAAGTAAATACagttacatatttttttattccagTTTCTTATTCTTGTTTTTTGTTCTAAGAAGATATAGCAGATTTTGCATGAATAAGTGTCAGATTTATTTGAATGTTTATGCATTTTTATTTCGCGAGTTCTGCTCTGTGGATTTCGTTATAGAAATAATCTGGGCTTTTTTCTCTTCACTTCGATTTGGTTATTTTTTGATGTATAGATGCGTATATGTTTCATGCCTTATTTGTTTAATTTCGTTTGTGATGTGCTTCTTATGAATTGCTTTTGGTCAGATTGGTTATTTAGGTTTTGCATTcttatacatttttttattctaaattctGGGTTGCTCTGTTTACCTAATTTATTTCTGTTTGATGTGAGATGTGTGAATTGTTTTGTCTTATTAATTAAACTAGGAAGTATTGTGATTCCTACAATACCAGAATTTAAATGAGACTTCCACTGTGAGAATAATAAGTATCTGCGTCTCCTTAGCTTTTTGTGTATTAAAACATTATATTGTAGCTTATGTTTTGAAGTTTGCCTTCTATGGCATAGGCCAAAATAATAGTATTCTGATGCAAAAATAATAATGAGATGTACTGATTTAAAATACAATCTTGGTCCACAATTATCAAGAATCATCACTGCATGATCAGTTTGCAAATCAAAAAATGCTAGCCATAACTTTCCATGCATAGAGATTTGCCTTCTAGTGCTGGTGTTGCTTAAGTTCTGTCTTGGTTAAGGTGTGAGAATTTTGCATTCATGACCTGCAAGATGTCTTGGGTGGATATTGAGATTTGTATAAAAGTGTGTGAGGTATAGTCAGGTTCGGTCAAAACTCACCTTATTTTACCTATTTCTATCCTTAGTGGCTGCCAAGAAAACTGAGATGATACCAAAAATACAGGCAAATTAAAGGAATGAGGGATAAGTCTAAACTCCATTAACTATAATTTTGAAATATTTGATAAATTCATACAGCACTACAGCAGCAGTTTTGTGATAGTACACAGGATGAATTCGGTTTATATTATACTCTCTTTAAATATTATTGATTCCTCTCTTCTTTAGTGTTTCCTTTAAACTAGAAGTCCGGGAATCAAAATGTCGCGAAGATATGATAGCCGTACAACAATCTTCTCCCCTGAAGGACGTCTTTATCAAGTGGAGTATGCAATGGAGGCTATTGGAAATGCTGGTTCTGCCATAGGGATCTTATCAAAAGATGGTGTTGTGTTGGTTGGCGAAAAGAAGGTAACATCCAAGCTGCTGCAAACCTCTTCATCCACTGAGAAAATGTACAAGATTGATGATCATGTTGCATGTGCTGTTGCCGGGATAATGTCGGATGCCAACATCCTCATCAATACAGCTAGGGTCCAAGCACAACGCTACACATATGCCTACCAAGAGCCCATGCCTGTTGAACAGTTGGTTCAGTCTCTTTGTGATACTAAGCAAGGATACACCCAATTCGGTGGTCTTCGACCATTTGGGGTCTCTTTCCTGTTTGCAGGTTGGGACAAAAACTTTGGCTTTCAACTCTACATGAGTGATCCTAGTGGAAACTATGGCGGTTGGAAAGCAGGAGCTATTGGTGCAAACAACCAGGCGGCTCAGTCAATACTGAAACAGGACTACAAGGATGACATTACGAGGGAAGAAGCCGTGCAACTTGCATTGAAGGTATTAAGCAAGACTATGGACAGCACAAGCTTGACCTCAGAGAAGATAGAATTAGCAGAGGTTTTCCTCTCACCTTCTGGAAACGTCAAGTATGAAGTTTGCTCCCCAGAGGCATTGAATAAACTATTGGTGAAGTTTGGGGTGACTCAACCAGCAACAGACACTGCCTAAGTGCCTAGTTTGCTCTGCTCTTCCATTTCTGATGCAGGTTTAATCAATGACAatgcttttatttttgtaatgcAAGTGACATTGTATTTGCTACACTGTAGTTGactttcaacacaaattgatgATATTTGCTTTCTTGTTGTTGACctatgatgatttgttgaactTTCAATTATGTTAGTTATTGTGTTGTATGACTTTAGTGTGTGAATTTGTGAAATTAAACTTGTTTTGGTATTTTAGTGCATATTACTGGTTTAAATAAGATAGAACCCTTTTAGTAAACGGATTATGACTAGGATAGGTTGGTTTTTTAACTAgtttaaaaaccaaaaaaccaAACCAATCCATTTCAATACAGTTCGGTTTGGTTGGCTTCAGACAAAAAAACCAAACCAATTGAATTCTGTACGATTGGATCAGGTTGTTTTTCCTACCAAAACCAAACTAAATCGCACCACGGACACCAGTAGTACCATGCAGATGAACCACAATAAACTGAAAGGTCAGTGAATAATTAGTCTTAATCATATTGTTTGCTATTTTCAATTTCTTAGCAGTCAATTTGGTAATTTCATAACCTTAGATTTGCTATTTGGCAGTCACTCTAAGATTATATATCTGTCTAAAGAGTAAAGATACCAAGAGTCAGCTAGTGGTCACTGAATTAAGTTGTCACTTGTCAGGGTCCTTATGGATTGTTTCACTCAAACATAGAAcaaataatcaattaatcaaAAGCTTTAGCAATTCAATTACTATTTTTCCTTGGCCActtgcattttttttatgtCAACTAATGGTTAAAACATGCTTTGCTTTTCCATGCAGCAAACAAGGTAATGTCATATTGTCATGCTTATTCCAAGGAAAGAAACTTAGGTCcgtttaaaaaattttaaaagttatttttttgaattttttatttataaaaagtagtagtattaatatcggatataatttttaaaatcaaattatagttttttaaaatattatttaagtgCTATgaacaagtaaaaaaaaattactttttcataataatttttttttatcatatattttttttaaataaatatttttaaaactaaaaaattaaatataaatatttattatttaaattatttttttaaataaaatttaattaagatATTTATTCAAATTGGCCTTAATATATAACACAAAATCAGAAACAAAGACAAAATATAAAGAGTCACTAGCACGTGTGATATTTTGAGGATTAGGAGAGGCAATATGCTTTACACTTATACTCCCCTCAAAACCAATTAGAGAGGggggtaaaaataaaaaagtaaaaagtaaaacTCTAATGACCATATTGCCATTGCATATTCCAAATTTCTAAGTAAAACTCTAATGACCATATTGACATTGCATATTCCAAATTTCTATAATCAGTTTTTGGTCATTGGTGGAAAATATAGGCATAGAGAAGCTCATTCTACACTATAGCATTTGCCTATGTTTAAATCATGATAATGATTGGTTTATTTCACACTCTATAGTTTGGCTCAGCATAATCAGGAAAAGCGCGTTTgatattaaataaacaaaaacaaaacataaacGCGTCAAATGTCATGTCCTCCGCTGTTTTAGATactgctttttagttgttcatCCAAAAACTGATTTGTCATCCAATCATGAATCATCCCATGGGTCAAAATTGTCATTTCAATTTGTTGGTGGTGAGTGGTGACTGGTGACCACTTCAATTCAACTAAGCTTAACAGACAATTAaaatacattattattattattttaaaaatatttagtaactaaaaaattagttaaaaatattcaaaatttattttatttaatatttattaattattgttaaaattaataaatattaaataagataaattttaaattttttttgtctttctaatattatcattattaattaTTGAAGTTTTATTAACTTAAGAACATAAGTTAAGtctactataaaaaaataatttataaaaattattgtaattttttttctttttttaacgtattgaatatattaaaaatataaaaaaattattattatatttttaaaaggtATCTTTAAGACACAGGTTAGTTAAAtcttagttattattattaatagtaGTATTTAATTATCATCAGTATCATTTAATATATATGCAAGAACCAAGAAGGATTATAAATGGTGGTCGCAACTAACCATACCCACAAAAAGTCAAATATAGTGGAAGTAAGTGGTGAAAGTGCTGGAATAACTTGCAACAGTAACAACCAATTGTATAGACACTAGTGTTCACACACACAAATGTggaattaatttagttttcataTACACAATAAATCAATGGTTcaggaaaaaaattatatttaattatgcgtgtgaaatcaataaaaataattatattttataataactatataaataataaaatgctAATTTGGCATTTATAAGTCAAGTAATATTCAATGATTATGTTAAATGATCATAttgatattaattttgaaaggaTATTAgcatttaaatttatattattattattatatttttagtatttattttgatcaataattacataaatattaaGCTTATTAATAAAAGTAACAATATgaaaatatcaaattaaaatatgaatacaaaacataaataaataataatagatttttttcttttgttagtttttatttctCATGCATTCAAGTAGTATGAAAATTGTagcataaaataattttttttaatatctctCCGTCCAAATTTAAGACCTTTTATCAAGTAATGTATGATCcacttttttattaattagacaaatcttaaatttttgttttattattttttataaaattgttagaaaaaaatttaaaaagacaaTTTATTAACTATGACTATTTCtctattaattttcaaataaattacATATATTTTCTTACAAGCCCGAAATTAAAACACATAACATGCTTTGTATATTACTCAAACAAACTATTTAGACTTTTGTTGTTCACTCACCGcaccaaaagataaaaataataaaaataaaaataaataattattttcagGAAAAAAGAATCTTAGTTCCCATATTTAATGCAGTTTTCTGtttcatgtattttttttctcatttccctttctttccctttctctttctttctctgagCTCTAATTCCAACTGCAGCTCAAAACTCGCAACTCCAGATCAAATCAAACTTCCCTATATACCCGGAATCGTTCCGTTTTGACTCACCGAGTTGCCTCTTCAAGCTCTCTTCTCACTTCTCATGGCTTAAGGTAAACAAAACTTTCCACACTTTTCTTTCCCCATTCAATTCTCTTCATTAACACCATCATTTCTTGATTATCTCACACCCTCTGATTCGTTTACCCCACTGTTCATTAATCCTAGCTCATGTAATCGAaattccattttttttctctctctctttcttggATCATACTCTGCTGACTTTGTAATCTTGTGGTTTTCAAGCTTATCATTTCCAACCACAACCCCCCACTTTCCTTTCCTGATCTGGGTGCTGTTAAAACTTGAACTTTTCCCATAAAAATTAGATCTTTTGTGCAAATTTAGTGTCTTTGTTTGATTTCCACTTCTGGGTGTGCGTGCTAGATCATAATCCAATAGAAATTGCTACAAGAAGggacaaaaaggaaaaaaaaaagggttgtCTTAGTTTCAGACTTAAGGGTCATGAGGAGCATCAATTGCTATGTTCCATTGTTTGTTTGCTTCTTGTTGTTAGGATTCTTAGATACTAAGGTTGTCCTAGGACAAAATTATAAGCCTGCAGATAACATTCTATTGAGCTGTGGTGGTCCTCAAACTAGTAAAGATTCTGATGGAAGGGTATGGCATAGTGATGTTGGTTCCAAGTTTGCATCATCCAAGGGAAACACCAGCACCTCGCCGGCGGCGACTCAGGACCCTGCTGTCCCTACTGTGCCATACATGAATGCCAGGGTGTTCCATTCGCCTTATACATACTCCTTTCCGGTGGCGTCCGGTTGGAAGTTCCTCCGGCTGTACTTCTACTCGGCATCCTACAATGGACTCAATGCCAGCGACGCGCTGTTCTCGGTGACTTCGCCGTCCTATACCTTGCTCAGGAACTTCAGTGTGGCGCAAACCACACTGGCTCTGAATTATGTCTACATTGTGAAGGAGTACTGCATCAATGTTGATGGGGATACCTTGAATGTGACTTTCTCTCCATCGACCAACAAGTCGAACGCTTATGCGTTTGTTAATGGGATTGAGGTTGTGTCCATGCCTGATATTTATACTGAAACTGATGGTTCAACCATGATGGTGGGTACGAATTCTCCTATCACTGTTGACAACAGCACTGCACTTGAGACTCTCTATAGGTTGAATGTGGGTGGAAATGATATCTCGCCTTCCCAAGATACTGGTCTGTTTAGGTCTTGGTCTGATGATGTGCCCTACCTATTTGGGGCAGCGTTTGGTGTGACCGAGCCTGCTGATTCGTCGGTCAAGATTCGGTATCCTCCAGGCACACCAAGTTATATTGCTCCACTTGATGTCTACAGTACAGCCAGATCAATGGGGCCAACTCCGAACATCACCATTCAATACAACTTGACTTGGGTTTTCTCTATTGACTCTGGGTTTACATATCTTGTGAGACTCCATTTTTGTGAGGGAACATCAGTTATAAACAAGATCAATCAGAGAGTATTTGATATATTCCTCAATAATCAAACTGCTGATCCCGCGGCTGATGTTATTGCGATGGCACAAGCAGAATACGGAACTTCATATACAAATGGAGTTGCAATTCATAAAGATTACGCTGTGTTTGTTCCCAATGGAGAGCCACGCCAAGATCTGTGGCTTTCATTACATCCTGATAAAACTATGAAGCCCAACTATTATGATGCAATCTTGAATGGAGTGGAGATATTCAAAATTAGTGATGCTAATGGTAATCTGGCTGGGACAAATCCTATTCCTCCTCCACTGCAAGACAACATTGACCTCGCTTTGGTTAGGAGTCATCATGCTACATCGAAGAATCATACAGGAATAATTGCAGGAGGTGTTGCTGGAGGAATTGTTGTAGCACTTGTCATTGGACTATTTGCTTTCTTTGTATCCCGTCGTCGCAGGCAAGGAAAGGAGCCTAGTTCAAGTGAAGGGCCATCCGGATGGCTTCCACTTTCTCTGTATGGCAATTCGCACTCTGCAGCTTCGGCCAAGACCAACACAACAGGAAGTTATGCGTCCTCTCTGCCATCGAACCTTTGTCGTCACTTCTCATTTGCTGAAATCAAGGCCGCCACGAACAACTTTGATGAGGCTTTGCTTCTTGGTGTGGGAGGATTTGGTAAGGTTTACAAAGGTGAAATCGATGGCGGGTCAACCAAAGTAGCAATCAAGCGTGGGAATCCATTGTCTGAGCAAGGAGTGCACGAGTTCCAAACTGAGATTGAAATGCTCTCTAAACTCCGCCACCGCCACCTTGTCTCACTGATTGGTTATTGTGAAGAAAACACTGAAATGATTCTTGTCTATGATTACATGGCCCATGGAACACTCAGGGAGCATCTATACAAGACACAGAAACCTCCATTGCCTTGGAAGCAAAGGCTTGAGATATGCATCGGAGCTGCTCGGGGTTTACACTATCTTCACACTGGTGCCAAACACACTATCATCCACCGTGATGTGAAGACAACAAACATCTTACTTGATGAGAAGTGGGTGGCCAAGGTCTCCGATTTCGGCTTGTCAAAAACCGGCCCAACATTGGATAACACACACGTAAGCACTGTCGTAAAGGGTAGTTTCGGATACTTGGATCCAGAATACTTCAGGAGGCAGCAACTCACTGACAAATCCGATGTTTACTCATTTGGGGTGGTTCTCTTTGAGATACTCTGTGCTCGTCCGGCTCTAAATCCGACCCTTGCCAAGGAGCAAGTGAGTCTAGCCGAGTGGGCGGCTCACTGCTACAGAAAAGGCAATCTTGACCAAATTGTGGATCCTTACCTCAAGGGCAAGATAGCT
This window contains:
- the LOC130976233 gene encoding proteasome subunit alpha type-4-like, with the protein product MSRRYDSRTTIFSPEGRLYQVEYAMEAIGNAGSAIGILSKDGVVLVGEKKVTSKLLQTSSSTEKMYKIDDHVACAVAGIMSDANILINTARVQAQRYTYAYQEPMPVEQLVQSLCDTKQGYTQFGGLRPFGVSFLFAGWDKNFGFQLYMSDPSGNYGGWKAGAIGANNQAAQSILKQDYKDDITREEAVQLALKVLSKTMDSTSLTSEKIELAEVFLSPSGNVKYEVCSPEALNKLLVKFGVTQPATDTA
- the LOC130973602 gene encoding receptor-like protein kinase FERONIA, with protein sequence MRSINCYVPLFVCFLLLGFLDTKVVLGQNYKPADNILLSCGGPQTSKDSDGRVWHSDVGSKFASSKGNTSTSPAATQDPAVPTVPYMNARVFHSPYTYSFPVASGWKFLRLYFYSASYNGLNASDALFSVTSPSYTLLRNFSVAQTTLALNYVYIVKEYCINVDGDTLNVTFSPSTNKSNAYAFVNGIEVVSMPDIYTETDGSTMMVGTNSPITVDNSTALETLYRLNVGGNDISPSQDTGLFRSWSDDVPYLFGAAFGVTEPADSSVKIRYPPGTPSYIAPLDVYSTARSMGPTPNITIQYNLTWVFSIDSGFTYLVRLHFCEGTSVINKINQRVFDIFLNNQTADPAADVIAMAQAEYGTSYTNGVAIHKDYAVFVPNGEPRQDLWLSLHPDKTMKPNYYDAILNGVEIFKISDANGNLAGTNPIPPPLQDNIDLALVRSHHATSKNHTGIIAGGVAGGIVVALVIGLFAFFVSRRRRQGKEPSSSEGPSGWLPLSLYGNSHSAASAKTNTTGSYASSLPSNLCRHFSFAEIKAATNNFDEALLLGVGGFGKVYKGEIDGGSTKVAIKRGNPLSEQGVHEFQTEIEMLSKLRHRHLVSLIGYCEENTEMILVYDYMAHGTLREHLYKTQKPPLPWKQRLEICIGAARGLHYLHTGAKHTIIHRDVKTTNILLDEKWVAKVSDFGLSKTGPTLDNTHVSTVVKGSFGYLDPEYFRRQQLTDKSDVYSFGVVLFEILCARPALNPTLAKEQVSLAEWAAHCYRKGNLDQIVDPYLKGKIAFECFKKFAETAMKCVADQGIERPSMGDVLWNLEFALQLQESAEESGKGFAGILNEEEPLCADPKGKKDSDALPMYDGNTDSRSSGMSMSIGGRSLASEDSDGLTPSAVFSQIMNPKGR